A part of Brassica rapa cultivar Chiifu-401-42 chromosome A05, CAAS_Brap_v3.01, whole genome shotgun sequence genomic DNA contains:
- the LOC103870327 gene encoding lipid droplet-associated hydrolase isoform X1, with amino-acid sequence MESEKGLMNNAKTPVTSRLSRVSEMMTEIMEIQAEDPKFHVLFIPGNPGVVPFYKDFLESLYEFLDGNASITAIGQISQTSKDWESGRLFSLQEQIDHKVNFIRQDIEGVKVPIILVAHSIGSYISLDILRKFSEKQVVYCIGLYPFLTLNKQSTKQSLIGKLAASSVLSATASFLIASLRLLPMWAARRLVSNSLGASWSDTAVQATCTHLRQYHTMRNVLYMAMTEFRELAAEPDWEFMRENQTRLAFLFGIDDHWGPLQLFEEISKLAPGTSLSIEREGHTHAFCCTVAGSVWVAQHVATLIKNRFTHLQ; translated from the exons ATGGAGAGTGAAAAGGGATTGATGAACAATGCTAAAACTCCTGTTACTTCCAGATTGTCCAGAGTTTCTGA GATGATGACGGAGATAATGGAAATTCAAGCTGAGGATCCCAAGTTCCATGTATTGTTCATCCCGGGGAATCCAG GTGTTGTGCCATTTTATAAGGACTTTTTGGAATCTTTATACGAGTTTCTTGATGGAAATGCATCTATCACGG CTATTGGTCAAATATCTCAGACGAGCAAG GACTGGGAGTCTGGGAGGCTATTTTCGTTACAAGAACAAATCGATCATAAG GTTAATTTTATCAGACAGGACATTGAGGGAGTGAAAGTTCCAATAATACTG GTTGCACACTCTATTGGGTCTTATATATCCCTTGACATTTTAAGGAAGTTCTCTGAAAAG CAGGTGGTATACTGTATTGGCTTATATCCATTTCTGACTCTCAACAAACAGTCAACAAAGCAATCGTTAATTGGAAAACTTGCAGC GTCTTCTGTTCTATCGGCTACAGCGAGTTTTCTCATTGCATCACTGAGACTGTTACCTATGTGGGCTGCACGGAGGCTTGTATCTAACTCCCTTGGAGCTTCATGGTCTGATACTGCAGTTCAAGCTACTTGCACTCACTTGAGGCAG TATCACACCATGCGCAATGTTCTCTATATGGCAATGACAGAGTTTAGAGAG CTCGCAGCAGAGCCAGATTGGGAGTTCATGAGAGAAAACCAGACCAGGCTTGCATTTTTATTTGGCATTGATGATCATTGGGGTCCACTGCAACTCTTTGAAGAG ATTTCAAAGCTGGCTCCTGGTACTTCCTTGTCTATTGAGAGGGAAGGTCACACGCACGCGTTCTGCTGCACGGTGGCTGGCTCCGTGTGGGTTGCGCAGCATGTAGCCACTCTGATCAAGAACCGGTTTACGCACCTCCAGTAA
- the LOC103870402 gene encoding uncharacterized protein LOC103870402: MLIRVFSYLGTPTGEYTTKTGYKVAIKIKEEENIIGGDHPELDWFKSVWKILTSPKVKLFLWKVFQNAIPVGELLAIRNINVDTCCKRCGTLESINHLFFHCPYARNVWRAVPVSPGVELSGSIDLRDVWTNLVERTCLPPTGLAAGHLAPWILWQLWISRNSLCFKDKEISVEETVTKALKMAKEWNDAQEKQIKPKQRVIARQPPPPDCDLVRSDAAWRATTQMAGLGWTISKQTAVTSRYRAAFTVNSALVAEGLAMRQAMKECKEQGSKRLICESDSAQLIKALNGGEVPLELYGIVADIHNYSVHFDVIFFQWISRDKNTVADLLAKQGLVEGEVLMAST; this comes from the coding sequence ATGCTTATAAGAGTTTTCAGCTATCTAGGAACACCGACTGGAGAATATACCACAAAGACAGGGTATAAAGTGGCAATTAAAATCAAAGAAGAGGAGAACATCATAGGGGGAGACCACCCAGAGCTAGACTGGTTCAAGAGTGTTTGGAAGATCCTTACGTCACCAAAAGTCAAGCTTTTCTTATGGAAAGTTTTCCAAAATGCCATTCCGGTTGGAGAATTGCTTGCAATCAGAAACATCAATGTTGATACCTGTTGCAAGAGATGCGGTACATTAGAATCTATAAATCATCTCTTTTTTCACTGCCCTTATGCTAGGAATGTCTGGAGAGCAGTCCCAGTGTCTCCGGGGGTGGAACTGAGTGGATCAATAGATTTACGTGATGTTTGGACGAACTTAGTTGAAAGAACTTGCCTACCGCCTACAGGGCTAGCAGCTGGTCATCTGGCGCCATGGATTTTATGGCAACTCTGGATATCCAGGAACAGCCTATGTTTTAAGGATAAGGAAATCTCAGTGGAGGAAACGGTTACAAAAGCCCTGAAGATGGCAAAGGAATGGAATGATGCTCAAGAAAAGCAAATAAAACCTAAACAACGTGTAATAGCTCGACAGCCTCCTCCACCAGACTGTGATCTTGTGAGATCAGATGCTGCATGGCGTGCTACAACCCAGATGGCGGGGCTAGGATGGACTATTTCAAAGCAAACGGCAGTTACGTCGAGGTATCGGGCAGCGTTCACGGTGAATTCAGCCCTTGTAGCAGAAGGATTGGCGATGAGACAGGCGATGAAGGAGTGCAAAGAACAGGGGAGCAAGAGATTGATCTGTGAATCAGATTCCGCTCAGCTTATCAAAGCCCTCAATGGAGGAGAAGTGCCTTTGGAGCTTTACGGCATTGTGGCCGACATTCACAACTACTCTGTTCATTTTGATGTTATCTTTTTCCAATGGATTTCTAGAGATAAGAACACTGTTGCTGACTTGTTGGCAAAACAGGGACTTGTAGAGGGTGAAGTCTTAATGGCTAGCACCTAA
- the LOC103870326 gene encoding 2-Cys peroxiredoxin BAS1, chloroplastic translates to MASSVASSTALISSTRVSSAKSSLPSPSSLSFLRTVSSPLRSGSALRSSLSSCSRRSFAVKAQADDLPLVGNKAPDFEAEAVFDQEFIKVKLSEYIGKKYVILFFYPLDFTFVCPTEITAFSDRYAEFEKLNTEVLGVSVDSVFSHLAWVQTDRQSGGLGDLNYPLVSDVTKSISKSFGVLIHDQGIALRGLFIIDKEGVIQHSTINNLGIGRSVDETMRTLQALQYIQENPDEVCPAGWQPGEKSMKPDPKLSKEYFSAI, encoded by the exons ATGGCGTCCTCTGTAGCTTCTTCAACCGCTCTCATCTCCTCCACTCGAGTTTCTTCAGCTAAGTCTTCGCTTCCATCTCCCTCCTCCCTCTCTTTCCTTCGTACCGTATCCTCTCCTCTCCGCTCTGGTTCTGCTCTCCGCTCTTCCCTCAGCTCATGCTCTCGCCGGAGCTTCGCTGTCAAGGCCCAGGCC GATGATCTTCCATTGGTTGGAAACAAGGCGCCTGATTTTGAGGCTGAGGCTGTCTTTGATCAGGAGTTTATCAAG GTTAAGCTCTCTGAATACATTGGGAAGAAGTATGTGATTCTCTTTTTCTACCCTTTGGACTTCACTTTTGTCTGCCCAACAG AGATTACTGCCTTTAGTGACCGGTACGCAGAGTTTGAGAAGTTAAACACAGAAGTGTTAGGTGTCTCTGTTGATAGTGTG TTCTCCCACCTTGCGTGGGTCCAGACAGACAGACAATCCGGAGGGCTAGGTGATCTGAACTATCCCCTTGTTTCAGATGTAACTAAATCTATCTCAAAGTCTTTCGGAGTGCTCATCCATGATCAG GGAATAGCACTGAGAGGGCTTTTCATAATCGACAAGGAAGGAGTGATCCAACATTCAACCATCAACAATCTTGGTATTGGCCGAAGCGTCGATGAGACTATGAGAACCCTCCAGGCCTTACAGTACATTCAGGAGAACCCTGATGAAGTCTGCCCTGCAGGATGGCAACCGGGTGAGAAGTCAATGAAACCTGACCCCAAGCTCAGCAAAGAGTACTTCTCTGCTATTTAG
- the LOC103870327 gene encoding lipid droplet-associated hydrolase isoform X2, whose amino-acid sequence MESEKGLMNNAKTPVTSRLSRVSEMMTEIMEIQAEDPKFHVLFIPGNPGVVPFYKDFLESLYEFLDGNASITAIGQISQTSKDWESGRLFSLQEQIDHKVNFIRQDIEGVKVPIILVAHSIGSYISLDILRKFSEKVVYCIGLYPFLTLNKQSTKQSLIGKLAASSVLSATASFLIASLRLLPMWAARRLVSNSLGASWSDTAVQATCTHLRQYHTMRNVLYMAMTEFRELAAEPDWEFMRENQTRLAFLFGIDDHWGPLQLFEEISKLAPGTSLSIEREGHTHAFCCTVAGSVWVAQHVATLIKNRFTHLQ is encoded by the exons ATGGAGAGTGAAAAGGGATTGATGAACAATGCTAAAACTCCTGTTACTTCCAGATTGTCCAGAGTTTCTGA GATGATGACGGAGATAATGGAAATTCAAGCTGAGGATCCCAAGTTCCATGTATTGTTCATCCCGGGGAATCCAG GTGTTGTGCCATTTTATAAGGACTTTTTGGAATCTTTATACGAGTTTCTTGATGGAAATGCATCTATCACGG CTATTGGTCAAATATCTCAGACGAGCAAG GACTGGGAGTCTGGGAGGCTATTTTCGTTACAAGAACAAATCGATCATAAG GTTAATTTTATCAGACAGGACATTGAGGGAGTGAAAGTTCCAATAATACTG GTTGCACACTCTATTGGGTCTTATATATCCCTTGACATTTTAAGGAAGTTCTCTGAAAAG GTGGTATACTGTATTGGCTTATATCCATTTCTGACTCTCAACAAACAGTCAACAAAGCAATCGTTAATTGGAAAACTTGCAGC GTCTTCTGTTCTATCGGCTACAGCGAGTTTTCTCATTGCATCACTGAGACTGTTACCTATGTGGGCTGCACGGAGGCTTGTATCTAACTCCCTTGGAGCTTCATGGTCTGATACTGCAGTTCAAGCTACTTGCACTCACTTGAGGCAG TATCACACCATGCGCAATGTTCTCTATATGGCAATGACAGAGTTTAGAGAG CTCGCAGCAGAGCCAGATTGGGAGTTCATGAGAGAAAACCAGACCAGGCTTGCATTTTTATTTGGCATTGATGATCATTGGGGTCCACTGCAACTCTTTGAAGAG ATTTCAAAGCTGGCTCCTGGTACTTCCTTGTCTATTGAGAGGGAAGGTCACACGCACGCGTTCTGCTGCACGGTGGCTGGCTCCGTGTGGGTTGCGCAGCATGTAGCCACTCTGATCAAGAACCGGTTTACGCACCTCCAGTAA
- the LOC103870322 gene encoding NDR1/HIN1-like protein 1: MTSKDCGSHSHSRRKLIRRIIWSIIIILFIIFLTILLIWAILQPTKPRFILQDATVYAFNVSGNPPNLLTSNFQVTLSSRNPNDKIGVYYDRLEVYAAYQNQQITYRTSIPPTYQGHKEVNIWSPFVYGTSVPIAPFNGVSLDGDQENGVIRLDIRADGRVRWKVGAFITGKYHLYVRCQAFINFGNKAAAGVIVGDNAVKYTYAQGCSVSV; encoded by the coding sequence ATGACCTCCAAAGACTGTGGCTCCCATAGTCACTCTCGCCGGAAACTAATCCGTCGCATAATATGGTCAATAATCATCATCCTCTTCATAATCTTCCTCACAATCCTCCTCATTTGGGCAATTCTCCAGCCTACAAAGCCACGTTTCATCCTCCAAGACGCCACCGTCTACGCCTTCAACGTCTCCGGTAATCCACCGAACCTCCTCACCTCCAACTTCCAAGTCACTCTCTCTTCCCGGAACCCTAACGACAAGATCGGCGTTTACTACGACCGTCTCGAGGTATACGCTGCTTACCAGAACCAGCAGATCACTTACCGAACATCGATCCCTCCTACGTACCAAGGACACAAAGAAGTCAACATCTGGTCGCCGTTTGTCTACGGAACCTCCGTCCCCATCGCTCCTTTTAACGGCGTCAGTCTTGACGGCGATCAAGAAAACGGCGTCATTAGGTTGGATATTCGTGCTGACGGCAGAGTGAGGTGGAAGGTTGGGGCGTTTATCACAGGGAAGTATCATCTTTATGTGAGGTGTCAGGCGTTTATTAACTTCGGTAATAAAGCTGCTGCCGGAGTTATTGTCGGAGATAACGCCGTTAAGTATACGTATGCTCAGGGTTGTAGTGTTAGTGTCTAA
- the LOC103870325 gene encoding NDR1/HIN1-like protein 2, which produces MGDMKQPRLNDGYDEPQPPHLNGGYDGPPQPHLNRGFDGPPQPHLNRGYDGPPPPHLNGGYYGPQQPHLNGGYYGPPIPPPPPKPKRRYKAPGCCCLSCMCSCFGSCLRCCGCCILSLVWNILIAVAVILGVTALILWLIFRPNAVKFYVADANLNRFSLDSSDNSNLLYDLDLNFTIRNPNQRLGIYYDVVQVSGYYGDQRFGSVEIAPFYQGHKNTTVVVTKMEGQNLVVLGEGARADLKEDDLTGVYRIDLRLVMSVRFEFWIIKSWKVKPKIRCDDLKIPLGSSSLTSGFKFQTMQCNFDFR; this is translated from the coding sequence aTGGGAGACATGAAACAACCACGCCTCAACGACGGATACGACGAGCCACAACCACCACACCTCAACGGCGGTTACGACGGGCCACCACAACCACACCTCAACCGCGGATTCGACGGGCCACCACAACCACACCTCAACCGGGGATACGACgggccaccaccaccacaccTCAACGGCGGATACTACGGTCCACAACAACCACACCTCAACGGCGGATACTACGGGCCACCGATTCCTCCGCCGCCGCCTAAACCCAAGCGCCGATACAAAGCCCCCGGATGCTGCTGCTtgagctgcatgtgcagctgcTTCGGAAGCTGCCTACGCTGCTGCGGCTGCTGCATCCTCAGCCTGGTCTGGAACATCCTCATCGCCGTCGCCGTGATCCTCGGCGTAACCGCCTTGATCCTCTGGCTGATCTTCCGCCCCAACGCCGTCAAATTCTACGTCGCCGACGCCAATCTGAACCGGTTCAGCCTCGATTCGAGCGACAACAGCAACCTCCTCTACGACCTCGACCTCAATTTCACGATCCGGAACCCTAACCAGCGTCTCGGAATCTACTACGACGTGGTCCAGGTCAGCGGATACTACGGGGATCAGCGGTTCGGCTCCGTCGAGATCGCGCCGTTCTATCAGGGGCACAAGAACACGACGGTGGTGGTGACGAAGATGGAGGGGCAGAACTTGGTGGTGCTCGGGGAGGGAGCGAGGGCGGATCTGAAGGAGGATGACTTAACCGGAGTGTACCGGATCGATTTGAGGCTGGTGATGAGTGTTCGGTTTGAGTTTTGGATTATTAAGTCGTGGAAAGTTAAACCGAAGATTAGGTGTGATGATCTGAAGATCCCTCTCGGTTCCTCTAGTTTGACCAGCGGGTTTAAGTTTCAGACTATGCAGTGTAACTTTGACTTTCGTTAG